From the Sulfurimonas sp. C5 genome, one window contains:
- a CDS encoding cupin domain-containing protein, with product MNSDYDKRALINTATIEWEKTEQKGIFKKTLSFNMEEETALVKMEEYSKVNENSQINNVEIFVLEGTYINEFGKFGKGSYLHLPKEDESFVNTTTGCTIFRKTNYSKNDQQIIIDTSASEWLPGQGNLEVLPLDIQTALVKWPKNERFIPHKHWGGEEIFVLQGTFMDEHGKYPEGSWIRSPHLSEHYPYVDEETIIFVKTGHL from the coding sequence ATGAATAGTGACTACGATAAACGGGCTTTAATTAATACAGCAACTATAGAATGGGAAAAAACCGAACAAAAAGGTATTTTCAAAAAAACACTCTCTTTCAATATGGAAGAAGAGACAGCTTTAGTTAAAATGGAAGAGTACTCGAAAGTAAATGAAAATTCTCAAATCAACAATGTAGAAATATTTGTTTTAGAGGGAACTTACATTAATGAATTTGGAAAGTTTGGTAAAGGGAGCTATTTACATCTGCCAAAAGAAGATGAATCTTTTGTCAACACTACAACAGGATGTACAATCTTTAGAAAAACCAATTACTCTAAAAATGATCAACAAATCATCATTGACACATCTGCTTCTGAATGGCTGCCCGGACAAGGAAATTTAGAAGTACTCCCGCTAGATATCCAAACAGCCTTAGTAAAATGGCCTAAAAATGAAAGATTTATCCCTCATAAACATTGGGGTGGAGAGGAAATTTTTGTCTTACAAGGCACTTTTATGGATGAACATGGAAAATATCCAGAGGGTTCCTGGATAAGAAGCCCCCATTTAAGTGAACACTACCCTTATGTAGATGAAGAAACTATAATTTTTGTTAAAACGGGGCACTTGTAA
- a CDS encoding YwbE family protein: MDGKRRADIKPGSKVSIVLKQDQRSGKLTEGIVKDILTNSAIHPHGIKVRLTSGDIGRVKVIHSID; this comes from the coding sequence ATGGATGGGAAAAGAAGAGCAGATATAAAACCAGGTTCTAAGGTCAGTATAGTTTTAAAGCAGGACCAAAGAAGTGGTAAATTAACGGAAGGGATCGTAAAAGATATCCTTACAAATTCTGCAATACATCCTCACGGTATCAAAGTCAGATTAACCAGTGGGGATATTGGAAGAGTCAAAGTAATACATTCAATAGATTAG
- a CDS encoding arylesterase, whose amino-acid sequence MNIIRLLFFPLVLLIILMIFVKNGDDTDKQPLSKESTILAFGDSLTAGYGASSGKDYPSQLQRLSGIKVINAGISGEVSADGLKRLPELLQQYKPQVVILCHGGNDILRKKSIHQLQENLRQMIVLAQNNGAEVLLVAVPNFGLLGLSPLSLYEVLADEYKLMFAEDVLSDVLGKNQLKSDTIHPNDKGYKVIAERFYKILSDEGLLK is encoded by the coding sequence ATGAATATTATCCGTCTTCTCTTTTTTCCCTTAGTACTTTTAATAATACTGATGATCTTTGTAAAAAACGGAGATGATACAGATAAACAACCTTTATCAAAAGAATCGACTATCCTTGCTTTTGGTGACAGCTTGACTGCCGGATACGGAGCATCTAGTGGCAAAGACTATCCTTCACAACTGCAACGTCTTAGTGGTATAAAGGTGATTAATGCAGGTATATCTGGAGAGGTTTCTGCTGATGGTTTAAAGCGGCTTCCAGAGTTACTTCAACAATATAAACCTCAAGTCGTCATACTTTGTCACGGAGGTAATGATATATTACGAAAAAAATCGATACATCAGCTACAAGAGAACCTTCGTCAAATGATAGTTCTAGCTCAAAATAATGGTGCTGAAGTACTACTTGTCGCTGTTCCTAACTTTGGTTTATTAGGCTTGTCTCCACTGTCACTATATGAAGTTCTTGCAGATGAGTATAAACTTATGTTTGCTGAGGACGTACTCAGTGATGTTTTGGGAAAGAACCAACTCAAAAGTGACACTATCCACCCTAATGATAAAGGCTATAAAGTTATTGCTGAACGTTTTTATAAGATTTTATCGGATGAAGGACTACTAAAGTAA
- a CDS encoding PLP-dependent transferase, producing the protein MDNFEKYCTQFVQEVGSKEGAISPTITSSASFAYGDCETAEGIFNGSVKKPLYSRVGNPTTAKLESLMAMMDGGVGAVATSSGMGAITLSVMSLLASGDEVISVGGLFXT; encoded by the coding sequence ATGGATAACTTTGAAAAGTATTGTACTCAATTTGTTCAAGAGGTTGGTTCTAAAGAGGGAGCAATCTCACCGACAATAACGTCTTCAGCATCATTTGCTTACGGTGATTGTGAAACAGCGGAGGGGATATTTAACGGTAGTGTTAAAAAACCTTTATATTCTCGTGTGGGTAACCCGACAACTGCAAAACTAGAATCACTCATGGCAATGATGGACGGAGGTGTTGGTGCAGTAGCTACTAGTTCAGGTATGGGTGCAATCACTTTAAGTGTTATGAGCTTACTTGCTAGCGGCGATGAAGTTATAAGTGTCGGTGGACTATTTGNGACATAG
- a CDS encoding aminotransferase class I/II-fold pyridoxal phosphate-dependent enzyme, which produces MDNFEKYCTQFVQEVGSKEGAISPTITSSASFAYGDCETAEGIFNGSVKKPLYSRVGNPTTAKLESLMAMMDGGVGAVATSSGMGAITLSVMSLLASGDEVISVGGLFGGTYSFFTETTARFGIKTSFFDVDELDAIKAAITSNTKIIFLESVGNPNMRLPDIKAIAQIANEAGVALIVDNTITPLSIKPLELGADIAVYSTTKIISGNASALGGCAVFRAINEGDDKFKSERYTFMAKFIKGMGKMALIPNAKKRALRDFGMSANAHASYQTMLGMETLALRVPRIVNSVEVIAKALSEKGLNINHPCLESHPHHERYKSDFSNGCGTLLTIDMGTQEKAYEFLNRTKLATITANIGDSRTLALHMASTIYSDFNEDERKFLGITNGLIRVSIGLENPQDIIEDFLNAAE; this is translated from the coding sequence ATGGATAACTTTGAAAAGTATTGTACTCAATTTGTTCAAGAGGTTGGTTCTAAAGAGGGAGCAATCTCACCGACAATAACGTCTTCAGCATCATTTGCTTACGGTGATTGTGAAACAGCGGAGGGGATATTTAACGGTAGTGTTAAAAAACCTTTATATTCTCGTGTGGGTAACCCGACAACTGCAAAACTAGAATCACTCATGGCAATGATGGACGGAGGTGTTGGTGCAGTAGCTACTAGTTCAGGTATGGGTGCAATCACTTTAAGTGTTATGAGCTTACTTGCTAGCGGCGATGAAGTTATAAGTGTCGGTGGACTATTTGGCGGAACATACTCGTTTTTCACTGAAACAACTGCAAGATTTGGAATCAAAACAAGCTTTTTCGATGTAGATGAGCTCGATGCTATTAAAGCAGCTATCACTTCAAATACAAAAATCATCTTCTTAGAAAGTGTCGGAAATCCAAATATGAGACTTCCGGACATAAAAGCTATTGCGCAAATTGCCAATGAAGCTGGAGTTGCATTAATAGTTGACAATACAATAACACCTCTTAGCATTAAGCCTTTAGAATTAGGTGCAGATATTGCTGTTTATTCGACTACAAAAATTATCTCTGGTAATGCTTCGGCACTTGGCGGTTGTGCAGTATTTCGTGCTATTAATGAAGGTGATGACAAGTTCAAATCTGAAAGATATACTTTTATGGCTAAATTCATCAAAGGGATGGGGAAAATGGCACTTATCCCAAATGCGAAAAAAAGAGCACTAAGAGATTTCGGAATGAGTGCAAATGCACATGCCTCGTATCAAACAATGTTAGGTATGGAAACATTGGCATTAAGAGTTCCAAGAATTGTAAACAGTGTTGAAGTGATCGCAAAAGCATTAAGTGAAAAAGGTTTAAATATCAACCATCCGTGCTTAGAGTCTCATCCACACCATGAACGTTACAAAAGTGACTTTTCAAACGGTTGTGGAACACTACTGACAATTGATATGGGCACGCAGGAAAAAGCATATGAGTTTTTAAATAGAACGAAACTTGCAACTATAACTGCAAATATTGGAGACAGCCGTACATTAGCATTACATATGGCATCAACAATTTATAGTGATTTTAACGAAGATGAAAGAAAGTTTTTGGGAATTACCAATGGTCTTATCCGTGTTTCAATCGGATTGGAAAATCCACAAGATATTATTGAAGACTTCTTAAACGCAGCGGAGTAA
- the clpS gene encoding ATP-dependent Clp protease adapter ClpS: MATETKYEVSEDLKLKYPKKYKVYLLNDDYTTMDFVVDILIGIFHKTYEQAQDIMLEVHKKGRGMCGVYTHEIAETKVMQVLSKAKDHGFPLKATMEEE, from the coding sequence ATGGCAACAGAAACAAAATACGAAGTTTCAGAGGATCTTAAACTAAAATATCCTAAAAAGTATAAAGTCTATCTTTTAAATGACGACTATACTACTATGGATTTCGTAGTTGACATCTTGATTGGTATTTTTCATAAAACATATGAACAAGCGCAAGATATCATGTTAGAAGTACATAAAAAAGGACGTGGTATGTGTGGTGTTTATACACATGAAATTGCGGAAACAAAAGTTATGCAGGTGTTATCAAAAGCAAAAGACCACGGTTTTCCGCTAAAAGCTACTATGGAAGAGGAATAA